A genomic segment from Biomphalaria glabrata chromosome 16, xgBioGlab47.1, whole genome shotgun sequence encodes:
- the LOC129923417 gene encoding zinc finger protein 431-like isoform X1 produces the protein MKRTKSKQYLCVHCNRRFSTMMNLNLHLTRYRTSYTCTLCNKSMSVLDSLRVHLRCHFQKGNLCTLCNKSFIKISLLKVHLLRHVLAESCPYTCRVCNKIFLLERTFRCHQLAHLQKKFYQCDSCGKKFYTKFTFQRHRLADCQLTHCSICDEDFCSNFAFRKHTLKKHIPKETHKCTDCEKIFTSVHGLLRHRSMYCHKTLYTCLDCNKNFKTSSHIKRHMNSHIKLIGKSIQPFRCELCLKIFRSRGGLHKHLVRHIRYKDDLKASTQSKKLKDILNIQSDAHVYGYPPKKSKLYGVSRQLKDYREIPKERHICSGCRRSFASYRKLDCHQRLHCHKRYMYMCLDCNRNFKTFYHMELHMKTHILKKVSHCSSKKTPRASEQSNQPIDPFNKLKDFNTYLHPTKTNYHYGTSTPLIDSSGVPIKTQLFPYDRKSWTSHGTSHGTSHGTSHGTSHGTSHGTSHGTSHGTSHGTSHGTSHGTSHGTSHGTSHGTSHGTSHGTSHGTSHGTSHGTSHGTSHGTSHGTSHGTSHGTSHGTSHGTSHGTSHGTSHGTSHGTSHGTSHGTSHGTSHGTSHGTSHGTSHGTSHGTSHAVVHYYKQWWDKTKNP, from the coding sequence ATGAAACGTACAAAATCGAAGCAATATCTCTGTGTGCATTGCAACAGACGGTTTTCGACCATGATGAATCTCAATTTGCACTTGACAAGGTACAGGACATCATACACGTGTACTCTGTGTAACAAGTCGATGTCTGTACTGGACAGTTTGAGAGTTCATTTACGGTGCCACTTCCAAAAGGGGAACTTATGCACTTTATGTAATAAGTCTTTCATAAAAATCTCTTTACTCAAGGTTCATTTGTTACGACACGTTCTGGCAGAGAGTTGCCCCTACACATGTCGTGTATGCAACAAGATCTTCCTCCTGGAAAGGACATTCAGATGTCACCAGTTGGCGCATCTCCAGAAGAAGTTCTACCAGTGTGATTCGTGTGGTAAGAAGTTTTACACCAAGTTTACATTTCAAAGGCACAGACTGGCCGATTGCCAACTCACTCACTGCAGTATTTGTGATGAAgatttttgttcaaattttgCTTTCAGGAAACACACACTTAAAAAACACATACCAAAAGAAACCCACAAATGTACTGATTGCGAAAAAATCTTCACAAGTGTTCATGGCCTGCTGCGTCACCGAAGCATGTACTGCCACAAAACGCTCTACACGTGCCTTGACTGCAACAAGAATTTTAAAACATCCAGCCACATAAAGAGGCACATGAATTCGCATATCAAGCTAATAGGAAAATCCATTCAGCCTTTTAGATGTGAattatgtttgaaaatatttagatCTCGTGGTGGATTGCACAAGCATCTAGTTCGTCATATCAGATATAAGGATGATCTGAAAGCATCCACCCAATCAAAAAAGTTGAAGGACATACTCAACATACAAAGTGACGCTCACGTTTATGGATATCCGCCCAAGAAAAGCAAATTGTATGGTGTTtctagacagttgaaggattaTAGAGAGATTCCGAAAGAACGGCACATTTGTTCGGGTTGTCGAAGATCATTCGCAAGTTATAGAAAGCTGGACTGCCATCAACGCCTGCACTGCCACAAAAGGTACATGTACATGTGCCTCGACTGTAACaggaattttaaaacattttatcacATGGAGTTACACATGAAAACGCATATATTGAAGAAAGTGAGTCACTGCAGCTCTAAGAAAACTCCAAGAGCATCCGAACAATCAAATCAACCGATAGACCCATTCAATAAGCTAAAGGATTTCAACACGTACTTGCATCCGACTAAGACAAACTATCACTATGGCACTTCTACGCCATTGATTGATTCTTCCGGCGTTCCAATAAAAACTCAGCTTTTTCCATATGACCGAAAATCATGGACAAGTCATGGGACAAGTCATGGGACAAGTCATGGGACAAGTCATGGGACAAGTCATGGGACAAGTCATGGGACAAGTCATGGGACAAGTCATGGGACAAGTCATGGGACAAGTCATGGGACAAGTCATGGGACAAGTCATGGGACAAGTCATGGGACAAGTCATGGGACAAGTCATGGGACAAGTCATGGGACAAGTCATGGGACAAGTCATGGGACAAGTCATGGGACAAGTCATGGGACAAGTCATGGGACAAGTCATGGGACAAGTCATGGGACAAGTCATGGGACAAGTCATGGGACAAGTCATGGGACAAGTCATGGGACAAGTCATGGGACAAGTCATGGGACAAGTCATGGGACAAGTCATGGGACAAGTCATGGGACAAGTCATGGGACAAGTCATGGGACAAGTCATGGGACAAGTCATGGGACAAGTCATGGGACAAGTCATGGGACAAGTCATGCTGTCGTGCATTATTACAAACAGTGGTGGGACAAAACGAAAAACCCGTAG
- the LOC129923417 gene encoding death-inducer obliterator 1-like isoform X2, translating to MDKSWDKSWDKSWDKSWDKSWDKSWDKSWDKSWDKSWDKSWDKSWDKSWDKSWDKSWDKSWDKSWDKSWDKSWDKSWDKSWDKSWDKSWDKSWDKSWDKSWDKSWDKSWDKSWDKSWDKSWDKSWDKSWDKSWDKSWDKSWDKSWDKSWDKSWDKSCCRALLQTVVGQNEKPVVLTLQQEIQMSF from the coding sequence ATGGACAAGTCATGGGACAAGTCATGGGACAAGTCATGGGACAAGTCATGGGACAAGTCATGGGACAAGTCATGGGACAAGTCATGGGACAAGTCATGGGACAAGTCATGGGACAAGTCATGGGACAAGTCATGGGACAAGTCATGGGACAAGTCATGGGACAAGTCATGGGACAAGTCATGGGACAAGTCATGGGACAAGTCATGGGACAAGTCATGGGACAAGTCATGGGACAAGTCATGGGACAAGTCATGGGACAAGTCATGGGACAAGTCATGGGACAAGTCATGGGACAAGTCATGGGACAAGTCATGGGACAAGTCATGGGACAAGTCATGGGACAAGTCATGGGACAAGTCATGGGACAAGTCATGGGACAAGTCATGGGACAAGTCATGGGACAAGTCATGGGACAAGTCATGGGACAAGTCATGGGACAAGTCATGGGACAAGTCATGGGACAAGTCATGCTGTCGTGCATTATTACAAACAGTGGTGGGACAAAACGAAAAACCCGTAGTGCTCACTTTGCAGCAAGAAATTCAAATGTCTTTCTGA
- the LOC106068413 gene encoding zinc finger protein 493-like has protein sequence MDLQSRQQFQCVHCNRRFRRRHSLTVHLKKYLLVYTCTLCNKSMSVLESLRVHLWCHFQKGNLCTLCNKSFIKISLLKVHLLRHVLAESCPYTCRVCNRIFLLERTFRCHQLAHLHKKFYYCDSYGNKFYSKFAYQRHKLAYCHKAQYMCLDCNKNFKTLKYTKQHMKVHIKPSEKQVLSLRCELCFKILRSRSGLHKHLVCHIKSKQHHICTGCQRSFALYKRLQLHRLHCHQLAHLQKKFYQCESCGKNFYSKFRFQRHKLTYCHKAQYTCLDCNKNFKTLKYMKQHMNVHIKPSEKQVLSLRCELCYKIFRSRSGLHKHLVCHIKSKDHHICTGCQRSFAHNKRLQLHQRLHCHVYKCLDCNKNLNSPYYMKQHMNSHINPSVPLLKCEFCFDTFRSHAHLHVHKVFFCKYKGTQGPTNQSSQSIGPFKIQNRLNSNNYQSYRSQPKKNNNYGTSSQPKDNTDIPIESHNLTGSRKFLSDVVFQCQQRFSGACPQFCNKKLERHSDMTKHLHSQMKSSEMMSKYNTLRAARESNQSMTSFNIHKGVHLNEYPPKQIQIHQQAFRSHRGRQTMNMSAMRVTSKNHKAQFYYCQICLQSFLAESDLKRHLLLHGANEWHNHGQNYYIFRLGNENFATSSSLNNCIDRRSDLTRLNQKLIEETTFPPLHWDAKAHVMPDCSSYGPDRVHNLQGLLHGPDRAHNMQGPQHGPDRVHYLQGLQHGPERVHNLHGLQHGPERVHTMQAPCFTEKITAHVFEHCLYNGMEKRILPMIPMMYDHAMPYNYHNGLKCNRESFSNQFTLPQF, from the coding sequence ATGGATCTTCAGTCACGTCAACAGTTTCAATGTGTGCATTGTAACAGAAGGTTCAGGAGAAGACATTCTCTGACTGTTCACTTGAAAAAGTATCTGCTGGTATACACGTGTACTCTGTGTAACAAGTCGATGTCTGTACTGGAGAGTTTGAGAGTTCATTTATGGTGCCACTTCCAAAAGGGGAACTTATGCACTTTATGTAATAAGTCTTTCATAAAGATCTCTTTACTCAAGGTTCATTTGTTACGGCACGTTCTGGCAGAGAGTTGCCCCTACACATGTCGTGTATGCAACAGGATCTTCCTCCTGGAAAGGACATTCAGATGCCACCAGTTGGCGCATCTCCATAAGAAGTTCTACTATTGTGATTCGTATGGTAATAAGTTTTACTCCAAGTTTGCATATCAAAGGCACAAACTGGCTTACTGCCACAAAGCGCAGTACATGTGCCTTGACTGTAACAAGAATTTTAAAACACTCAAATACACGAAGCAACATATGAAAGTACATATTAAGCCATCAGAAAAACAAGTTCTGTCTTTAAGATGtgaattatgttttaaaatacttagatCTCGTAGTGGATTGCATAAGCATCTAGTTTGTCATATCAAAAGTAAGCAGCATCACATTTGTACCGGTTGCCAAAGATCATTCGCGCTTTATAAAAGACTGCAGTTGCATCGTCTTCACTGTCACCAGTTGGCGCACCTTCAAAAGAAGTTCTATCAGTGTGAATCGTGTGGTAAGAATTTTTACTCCAAGTTTAGATTCCAAAGGCACAAACTGACTTACTGCCACAAAGCGCAGTACACGTGCCTTGACTGCAACAAGAATTTTAAAACACTCAAATACATGAAGCAACATATGAATGTACATATTAAGCCATCAGAAAAACAAGTCCTGTCTTTAAGATGTGaattatgttataaaatatttagatctcgTAGTGGATTGCATAAGCATCTAGTTTGTCATATCAAAAGTAAGGATCATCACATTTGTACGGGTTGCCAAAGATCATTTGCGCACAATAAAAGACTGCAGTTGCACCAGCGTCTTCACTGCCACGTGTACAAGTGTCTCGACTGCAACAAGAATTTGAACTCTCCTTATTATATGAAACAACATATGAATTCACATATCAATCCATCAGTTCcgcttttaaaatgtgaattttgttttgatacTTTTAGATCTCATGCTCACCTGCATGtacataaagtttttttttgcaaatataAGGGTACTCAAGGACCCACCAACCAATCAAGCCAGTCGATAGGCCCATTCAAAATACAAAACCGTTTGAACTCGAATAATTATCAATCTTACCGGTCTCAGCCtaagaaaaacaataattacGGTACTTCTAGTCAGCCGAAAGATAATACAGACATTCCAATAGAATCCCATAATTTGACAGGAAGCCGAAAATTCTTAAGCGATGTGGTCTTTCAGTGTCAACAGCGATTTTCTGGCGCGTGCCCTCAGTTTTGTAACAAGAAATTGGAAAGACACTCCGACATGACGAAACATTTACATTCACAGATGAAGTCATCAGAAATGATGAGCAAGTATAATACCCTGAGAGCAGCCAGAGAATCAAATCAGTCAATGACCTCATTCAATATACATAAAGGTGTTCACCTTAACGAATATCCACCTAAACAAATACAAATCCATCAGCAAGCTTTTCGTTCCCATAGGGGTAGACAGACTATGAACATGAGCGCCATGCGCGTAACTTCTAAAAATCATAAGGCTCAGTTTTATTATTGCCAAATTTGCCTCCAGTCTTTCCTAGCTGAGTCTGATTTAAAGAGACACCTGCTACTTCATGGCGCGAATGAGTGGCATAATCATGGACAGAATTATTACATTTTCCGCTTGGGTAATGAGAATTTCGCTACCAGCTCCTCGCTCAACAATTGCATTGACAGGCGTTCAGATCTGACAAGACTGAACCAGAAGCTGATAGAGGAAACCACGTTTCCCCCGTTGCACTGGGACGCAAAGGCTCATGTGATGCCTGATTGTTCATCTTACGGCCCTGACAGAGTCCACAATTTGCAGGGACTACTACATGGCCCTGACAGGGCCCACAATATGCAGGGACCACAACATGGCCCTGACAGAGTCCACTATTTACAGGGACTACAACATGGCCCTGAGAGAGTCCACAATTTGCACGGACTACAACATGGCCCTGAGAGAGTCCACACCATGCAGGCGCCATGCTTTACAGAGAAAATTACGGCACATGTATTCGAACACTGTCTTTACAACGGCATGGaaaaaagaatccttcccaTGATCCCCATGATGTATGATCATGCCATGCCGTATAATTATCACAATGGACTTAAATGTAACAGAGAGAGCTTCTCAAATCAATTTACCCTGCCTCAATTCTAG
- the LOC106068414 gene encoding zinc finger protein 814-like — MRSSSADLHRARMFQCLNCNKRFNKKYRLTFHLTKYTKLYTCTLCNKSVFLLRSLRNHLGYHLQRRNICTLCNRSFTCLYNLKVHLLRHVLAESYPYACRKCHKIFLQERRFRCHQLAHLQKKFFQCESCGKTFYTKFAFQRHKLADCQLTHCSICNEDFLSNFAFRKHAFKKHIPNEPHECTECRKSFTSDRGLQHHRRIHCRRTTQYKCLDCNTSFETLNYIKKHMKFHNGPSRKSFTSDRGLQRHRRIHCHKATQYKCLDCNKSFKTFSHMKRHLNSHIKLPGKPVLSLRCELCLKIFISRNGFENHKESHCNDKDTRRASKQPNQSKDTPMQKNADIYMSLSKENTNYGAYIQFNGYRRILPNTPHQKTTSSDEILQHQQPFLFSCPHCYKKFERLCDMKKHLCSHIKSSELISKHNTTRAASQSNQPLTSFHMHKGVHVNGYTPVTIGSQQQDFRLQFNQKVLNKDIAKKRTFDQLHTCNVCSRGFVYKSDLRRHALVHAAELAKITFQCPVCQKEFATKQRRGTHEQLSHYVCPICNCSFANRFRLFTHIDTHSEPTGFNQKLLEGATFSQTQWDTTARMVPTLSPYGCSMLAPRFTENIVPRKCILYNGFEKYSHPMMNLKHVHAMPYNDHNGVADNREMLANQYNLPQF, encoded by the coding sequence ATGCGCTCGAGCTCCGCGGATCTTCACCGTGCTCGAATGTTTCAATGTCTGAACTGTAACAAAaggtttaacaaaaaatataggTTGACGTTTCACTTGACCAAGTATACGAAACTATACACATGCACTTTGTGCAACAAGTCCGTGTTTCTGCTTCGCAGTTTAAGAAACCACTTAGGGTACCACCTCCAAAGGAGGAACATATGCACTCTGTGTAACAGGTCATTCACATGTCTCTATAATCTCAAGGTTCATTTGCTCCGGCACGTTTTGGCAGAGAGCTATCCTTACGCGTGTCGAAAATGTCACAAGATCTTTCTCCAGGAAAGGAGATTCAGGTGTCATCAGTTAGCGCACCTCCAAAAGAAGTTCTTTCAGTGTGAATCGTGTGGCAAAACGTTTTACACCAAGTTTGCTTTCCAAAGGCACAAACTGGCTGACTGCCAACTCACTCACTGCAGTATTTGCAATGAagattttctttcaaattttgCTTTCAGGAAGCACGCATTTAAAAAACACATACCAAACGAGCCCCACGAGTGCACCGAGTGCAGAAAATCATTCACAAGTGATCGAGGCCTACAGCATCATCGACGTATACACTGCCGAAGAACAACTCAGTACAAGTGCCTTGACTGCAACACGAGTTTTGAAACACTCAATTACATTAAGAAGCATATGAAATTTCATAATGGACCATCAAGAAAATCATTCACAAGTGATCGAGGCCTACAACGTCATCGACGTATACACTGCCATAAAGCAACTCAGTACAAGTGCCTTGACTGCAACAAGAGTTTCAAAACATTCAGTCACATGAAGCGACATTTGAATTCACACATCAAGCTACCAGGAAAGCCAGTTCTGTCTTTAAGGTGTGAattatgtttgaaaatatttatatctcgAAATGGATTTGAAAATCATAAAGAAAGCCATTGCAATGATAAGGACACTCGTAGAGCATCCAAACAACCCAACCAATCAAAAGACACACCTATGCAAAAGAATGCTGACATCTACATGTCTCTCTCCAAGGAAAACACAAATTATGGAGCCTATATACAGTTTAATGGTTATAGAAGGATTCTTCCAAACACACCCCACCAAAAAACAACCTCGAGTGATGAAATATTGCAACATCAACAACCTTTTCTTTTCTCCTGCCCTCACTGCTACAAGAAATTTGAAAGACTTTGTGACATGAAGAAACATTTATGTTCACATATCAAGTCATCAGAATTGATTAGCAAACATAATACCACTAGAGCAGCCAGCCAATCAAACCAGCCGCTGACCTCATTCCATATGCATAAAGGCGTTCACGTGAACGGGTATACGCCTGTGACGATTGGAAGCCAGCAGCAAGATTTTCGTTTGCAGTTTAATCAAAAGGTCCTCAACAAAGACATTGCCAAAAAGCGTACTTTCGATCAGCTTCATACTTGTAATGTCTGTTCTCGTGGTTTCGTGTACAAGTCTGATTTAAGGAGACACGCCTTAGTTCACGCTGCTGAACTCGCTAAGATCACATTCCAGTGCCCCGTGTGCCAGAAAGAGTTTGCCACTAAGCAAAGGCGAGGAACTCACGAACAACTAAGTCATTACGTTTGCCCCATTTGTAATTGCAGCTTCGCCAACAGGTTTCGCCTTTTCACTCACATTGACACACATTCTGAGCCGACAGGATTTAATCAGAAACTGCTGGAGGGGGCCACGTTTTCTCAGACGCAGTGGGACACTACGGCTCGTATGGTGCCGACGCTTTCTCCCTATGGCTGTAGTATGCTGGCACCACGCTTTACAGAGAACATCGTGCCTAGAAAATGTATTCTTTACAACGGCTTTGAAAAATACAGCCATCCAATGATGAACCTGAAGCATGTTCATGCCATGCCTTATAATGATCATAATGGAGTTGCAGATAACAGAGAGATGCTCGCGAATCAATATAACTTGCCTCAATTTTAG